One segment of Thermodesulfovibrio sp. 3907-1M DNA contains the following:
- a CDS encoding sulfite exporter TauE/SafE family protein: MTYIIASLVTFIFTALLTIAGVGAAFILIPVFVALGVPLLTAMSTALLLNSIAMAVASFYNARAGLIVYKTALPILIFASILSPLGAITAEHLSRNLLLWLFVGFLIFAGSMMLWYKPKKREISSPNKLITYGVGVGGFAGYVGGLLGVGGGNLIVPALVWLGFDPKKASATTAFIVIFSSFSGFLGHISLGNIDHNLLVLCAVGSIAGAVLGNYLMRKKLSAPQVKKVIGIVLYIIAAKMIWDLLK; encoded by the coding sequence ATGACCTATATCATAGCATCTCTGGTCACTTTTATCTTTACCGCACTGCTGACAATAGCAGGAGTCGGAGCTGCCTTTATTCTGATTCCAGTGTTTGTTGCTCTTGGAGTTCCTCTTCTTACAGCCATGTCAACTGCTTTGCTTTTAAACAGCATTGCCATGGCTGTTGCTTCTTTTTATAATGCCAGAGCAGGGCTGATTGTTTACAAAACAGCCCTGCCAATTTTAATCTTTGCCTCTATTCTATCTCCTCTTGGTGCGATTACTGCAGAACATCTTTCAAGAAACCTTCTTTTATGGCTTTTTGTTGGATTTCTTATTTTTGCAGGCTCAATGATGCTATGGTATAAACCAAAGAAAAGAGAGATTTCATCTCCCAATAAACTGATCACCTATGGAGTGGGAGTTGGTGGATTTGCAGGTTATGTTGGTGGTCTTTTAGGTGTTGGTGGAGGTAATCTGATTGTTCCTGCACTTGTATGGCTTGGCTTTGACCCTAAGAAAGCCTCAGCAACAACAGCTTTCATAGTTATTTTTTCATCTTTTTCAGGATTCTTAGGGCACATCTCACTTGGAAACATTGACCATAACTTATTGGTTTTATGCGCTGTTGGTTCAATTGCCGGTGCTGTTTTAGGAAATTATCTTATGAGAAAAAAGCTTTCTGCTCCGCAGGTAAAAAAAGTCATAGGCATTGTATTATATATCATAGCAGCAAAAATGATATGGGATTTGCTAAAGTAA
- the chrA gene encoding chromate efflux transporter — MGFAKVTELFFSFLKLGITAFGGPAMVAYIKEFAVQKKKWLDGKTFQEGVALAQAIPGATAMQVAAYVGLKARGISGGIASFTGFGLPAFILMLILSALYEKTHSVSQVAAIFTGLQVIVVAIVANATLSFAKPVIKSIGEIVVAVFSFLLFFFKTNPFLIIIACFLISQLIFKDRANIETKNLKRLNFKGIGSLILIVTSGLIFLFFFDKTLLSLALLMMKIDLFAFGGGYASLPLMLHEVVDRLQWLDGKTFMDGIALGQVTPGPIVITAAFVGYLLKGSAGALVATLAVFTPSFLIMAFASEVSEKIKNSKVFIRAKRGLLASFTGLLLFATIKFAGAVTWDWIKLFIVLIGFLCLLRKISIFYVVVITGLFSILIFS, encoded by the coding sequence ATGGGATTTGCTAAAGTAACAGAGCTGTTTTTCTCATTCCTCAAGCTTGGGATTACTGCCTTTGGTGGTCCTGCCATGGTTGCCTACATTAAAGAGTTTGCTGTTCAGAAGAAAAAGTGGCTTGATGGAAAAACTTTTCAGGAAGGAGTTGCGCTCGCTCAGGCAATTCCCGGTGCAACGGCAATGCAGGTTGCAGCTTATGTAGGGTTAAAGGCAAGAGGTATTTCAGGAGGAATTGCAAGCTTTACAGGCTTTGGATTACCAGCATTCATACTCATGCTTATTCTTTCAGCATTATACGAAAAGACTCATTCAGTTTCTCAGGTAGCAGCGATTTTTACCGGGCTACAGGTGATTGTTGTAGCAATAGTTGCCAATGCTACATTAAGCTTTGCAAAACCAGTTATTAAATCAATCGGTGAAATAGTGGTGGCTGTTTTCTCGTTTTTGCTTTTTTTCTTTAAAACCAATCCCTTTTTGATAATCATAGCCTGCTTTCTTATTTCTCAATTAATTTTTAAAGACAGAGCAAACATTGAAACTAAAAATTTAAAGAGATTAAATTTCAAAGGTATTGGCAGTCTCATTTTAATTGTAACCTCAGGATTAATTTTTCTTTTTTTCTTTGATAAAACTCTTTTAAGTCTTGCTTTGCTCATGATGAAAATAGATCTCTTTGCCTTCGGAGGAGGTTATGCTTCTTTGCCATTGATGCTACATGAAGTTGTTGACAGACTACAATGGCTTGATGGAAAGACATTCATGGATGGAATAGCTCTCGGACAGGTGACTCCTGGACCAATTGTAATTACTGCTGCCTTTGTGGGGTATCTTTTAAAGGGATCTGCAGGTGCTCTTGTTGCCACATTGGCGGTTTTTACTCCTTCCTTTTTAATTATGGCTTTTGCCTCAGAAGTAAGTGAAAAAATAAAGAATTCAAAGGTATTTATCAGAGCAAAAAGAGGGCTTTTAGCATCCTTTACAGGACTTTTACTGTTTGCCACAATTAAGTTTGCCGGTGCAGTAACCTGGGACTGGATTAAACTATTTATTGTTTTAATAGGTTTTCTCTGTCTCTTAAGGAAAATCAGTATTTTTTATGTAGTAGTCATCACCGGACTTTTTTCTATTTTAATTTTTTCATAA
- the mtgA gene encoding monofunctional biosynthetic peptidoglycan transglycosylase, producing the protein MLKWFFRTLIAAVLVYFTYVIIYPFVVDVSYLKKKNPELTAMMKYRMEQWQKEGRKIKIKKIWMPLNRISPYLVKAVLIGEDDKFYSHSGFDIEGIKKAIEKDIKEKKLKYGGSTITQQLAKNLYLNPSKNPVRKIQEAIITWRLEKTLSKKRILELYLNIAEWGEGIFGVEAASRHYFGKSASELTAMEAARLAASLPNPLRYSPVGNSRFIERRANLIYFIMQKRGIIKEEYTEPEEKDSMPVLQETPLESNQKNEPDQPPSK; encoded by the coding sequence ATGCTTAAATGGTTTTTTAGAACTTTAATTGCCGCAGTTTTAGTTTATTTTACTTACGTAATTATTTATCCTTTTGTCGTGGATGTTTCTTATTTAAAAAAGAAAAATCCGGAGTTGACTGCAATGATGAAGTATCGCATGGAGCAATGGCAAAAGGAAGGCAGAAAAATAAAAATCAAAAAAATATGGATGCCTCTTAATAGAATTTCACCCTATCTTGTCAAAGCTGTGCTTATTGGTGAAGATGACAAATTTTACAGCCATTCAGGCTTTGATATTGAAGGAATAAAAAAAGCAATTGAAAAGGATATAAAAGAAAAAAAGCTTAAATACGGAGGAAGCACAATCACCCAACAGCTTGCAAAAAATCTTTACCTCAATCCATCAAAAAATCCGGTAAGAAAGATTCAGGAAGCAATAATTACATGGAGGCTTGAAAAAACTCTATCCAAAAAGAGAATTCTTGAGCTATATCTCAATATTGCTGAGTGGGGTGAGGGAATTTTTGGTGTAGAGGCTGCATCAAGGCATTACTTCGGGAAATCAGCATCAGAGCTTACAGCAATGGAGGCAGCAAGGCTGGCTGCATCTTTGCCAAATCCTCTTAGATACAGTCCTGTAGGAAATTCAAGATTTATTGAAAGACGGGCAAATCTTATTTACTTTATAATGCAGAAAAGAGGGATAATCAAGGAAGAGTATACAGAGCCAGAAGAAAAAGATTCTATGCCCGTTTTACAGGAAACTCCATTAGAGTCTAATCAAAAGAATGAACCCGACCAGCCTCCTTCAAAATAG
- a CDS encoding nitrate/sulfonate/bicarbonate ABC transporter ATP-binding protein, translating to MEKEIILETIGIKKSFLVGKGREITVLEDINLKIYSGEFVSILGQSGAGKSTLLRIIAGIVEPTEGEVLYKGTPLKNARAKIAVVFQSFALFPWFTVLENVKVGLVGQGLNEQEMNEKALRAIDLVGLDGFEDAYPRELSGGMRQRVGIARALAVEPELLLMDEPFSALDVLTADNLRGDIIDLWRNGKMPAKAIILVTHNIEEAVSMSSRAIVLSHNPGKIKAEIPIEMPYPRDRNSRDFKFLLDKIYTVLIKSPEEIPFLLAAGRYQFLPHAKVGAIAGLIELVHDKGGRVDIYALSSELSMEVDDIFPLIEASVILDFGEIKEGDFILTEKGKKWAEADTLEKKEIFKEVALQNVQLIKQIMQVLSTISKHRVSEEFFLDILKNHFTPEESWNQLETAIDWGRYAELFAYDYDAGELYLEAAETIDM from the coding sequence ATGGAAAAAGAAATTATCCTTGAAACCATAGGCATTAAAAAATCTTTTTTGGTAGGCAAAGGAAGAGAAATCACAGTTTTAGAAGATATTAATCTCAAAATATATTCGGGTGAGTTTGTCTCAATTCTTGGACAGTCAGGTGCTGGGAAATCAACCCTTTTAAGAATCATTGCAGGAATTGTGGAGCCCACTGAAGGAGAAGTCTTGTATAAAGGAACACCGCTTAAAAATGCCAGAGCTAAGATAGCAGTAGTTTTCCAGAGTTTTGCTCTTTTTCCATGGTTTACTGTTCTTGAAAATGTTAAAGTTGGGCTGGTAGGACAGGGATTGAACGAACAGGAAATGAATGAAAAAGCTTTGAGAGCAATTGACCTTGTTGGACTTGACGGATTTGAAGATGCCTATCCAAGAGAACTAAGTGGTGGAATGCGTCAGAGAGTTGGAATTGCAAGAGCACTGGCAGTGGAACCTGAACTTCTACTTATGGATGAACCTTTTTCAGCCCTTGATGTCCTTACAGCTGATAATTTACGTGGAGACATTATTGACTTATGGAGAAATGGAAAAATGCCAGCAAAGGCAATTATTCTTGTAACACACAATATTGAGGAAGCTGTAAGCATGTCAAGCCGGGCTATTGTGTTAAGTCATAATCCAGGAAAAATAAAAGCTGAAATACCCATTGAAATGCCCTATCCGAGAGACAGAAATTCAAGAGATTTCAAATTTTTACTGGATAAAATATACACTGTTCTTATAAAATCACCGGAAGAAATTCCCTTTCTGCTTGCTGCCGGCAGATATCAGTTCCTTCCCCATGCAAAAGTTGGAGCAATTGCAGGACTTATTGAACTTGTTCATGATAAGGGTGGAAGAGTTGATATCTATGCCCTGAGTTCAGAGCTCAGCATGGAGGTGGATGATATTTTCCCATTGATAGAAGCCTCCGTAATACTTGATTTTGGAGAGATAAAGGAGGGTGACTTTATTCTCACTGAAAAAGGTAAAAAATGGGCAGAGGCTGATACTCTTGAGAAAAAAGAAATATTTAAAGAAGTTGCTCTTCAGAATGTTCAGCTTATTAAACAGATTATGCAGGTTCTGTCAACAATTTCAAAACATAGGGTATCTGAGGAGTTTTTTCTTGACATTCTCAAGAATCATTTTACGCCTGAAGAATCATGGAATCAGCTTGAGACAGCCATAGACTGGGGAAGATATGCAGAGCTTTTTGCCTATGACTACGATGCTGGAGAGCTTTACCTTGAAGCAGCTGAAACAATTGATATGTGA
- the malQ gene encoding 4-alpha-glucanotransferase: MKQLKQLICELSDLAGVIPFYYDCKGNYIEISFETKAQLIYSMGISPEEALHWIEYFKSYPAFLEPVYVIEPGYPVEVYLKGCCRMKYAMIEIFPFEELADKGDALCFQVECSPVAEKKYSIPIPSLPIGYYRLRVSLEKTTGETVLIVVPENCFVPYKNKIWGLQCNLWSLKESAEGNFSHLRELAEYLKSIGGFISINPLHFNDPEDICGISPYSAISRQFNTPLYLSKCPVQLKNEKIFEYPSVWKEKMEYLRKDFEAFYRDYINADARNFIAYKNKLCPAIREDLKFFSVFCFLRERFGKDWQSWSPEFRHPSKEVLNKIYRDNEKEVLFYEYLQWLVDSELEEIKKYPVLLDMGFCSIKSSFDVWINQELYALKAEYGAPPDDFNPKGQKWGAPPVIPFKLKEKAYLPFIKTLRANMKTKLLRIDHALGLFRAFWIPEGSSPYNGAYVRYPWKDLLGIIALESQLNQTGVIGEDLGTAEEWMKNELIKRKICSWRVFYFEKTQERYKPSSIYPEDSLCSITTHDLPTLKGFWNGKDIELRNKFKIYDEKQAHNAFLERQNDKEKIIALLKEESLLEGDSLKELFFAILRFLAKTPSKYLLLYPEDILLLEEQINFPGTTTEYPNWQRKLPFAIDEIIKLPIFKEIEAILKEAGRVHSFD; encoded by the coding sequence TTGAAGCAGCTGAAACAATTGATATGTGAGCTTTCAGATTTAGCTGGAGTAATTCCTTTTTACTATGATTGTAAAGGCAATTACATTGAAATATCTTTTGAAACAAAGGCTCAACTAATTTATTCTATGGGAATTAGCCCTGAAGAGGCTCTGCATTGGATTGAATACTTTAAGAGTTATCCTGCTTTTTTAGAACCAGTGTATGTTATTGAGCCAGGTTACCCTGTAGAGGTTTATCTAAAAGGCTGCTGCAGAATGAAATACGCCATGATTGAAATTTTTCCTTTTGAGGAATTGGCTGACAAAGGTGACGCTCTTTGTTTTCAGGTAGAGTGCTCACCTGTAGCAGAGAAAAAATACAGCATTCCCATTCCTTCTTTGCCAATTGGTTATTACAGATTACGAGTTTCTTTAGAGAAAACCACCGGTGAAACTGTTTTAATAGTTGTGCCAGAGAATTGTTTTGTGCCCTATAAAAATAAAATATGGGGGCTTCAATGCAATCTCTGGAGCTTAAAAGAAAGCGCAGAGGGAAATTTTTCCCATTTGAGGGAATTGGCAGAATACTTAAAAAGTATTGGAGGATTTATAAGCATAAATCCTTTACATTTTAATGACCCTGAGGACATATGTGGAATAAGTCCCTATTCAGCCATATCAAGGCAGTTTAATACGCCTCTTTATTTATCAAAGTGTCCAGTCCAGCTTAAAAATGAGAAGATTTTTGAGTATCCATCTGTCTGGAAAGAAAAAATGGAATACCTCAGAAAAGACTTTGAAGCATTTTACAGGGATTACATCAATGCAGATGCCAGGAATTTCATCGCTTATAAAAATAAGCTTTGCCCAGCAATTAGAGAGGATTTAAAATTCTTTTCAGTTTTTTGTTTCCTGAGAGAAAGATTTGGAAAAGACTGGCAGAGCTGGAGTCCTGAATTTCGGCATCCCAGCAAAGAAGTCCTGAATAAAATTTACAGAGACAATGAAAAAGAAGTTCTCTTTTATGAGTATCTTCAATGGCTTGTGGATAGTGAACTTGAGGAGATTAAAAAATATCCAGTCTTACTTGATATGGGTTTCTGCTCAATTAAATCAAGCTTTGATGTGTGGATTAATCAGGAGCTTTATGCTCTTAAGGCAGAATATGGTGCGCCTCCCGATGATTTTAATCCAAAGGGACAGAAATGGGGAGCACCTCCTGTGATTCCCTTTAAATTAAAAGAAAAGGCTTACCTTCCCTTTATAAAGACTTTAAGAGCAAATATGAAAACAAAGCTTCTCAGAATTGATCACGCTCTTGGTTTATTTAGAGCATTCTGGATTCCTGAAGGTTCTTCTCCATACAATGGTGCCTATGTAAGATATCCATGGAAAGACCTTCTTGGAATTATTGCACTTGAAAGTCAGTTAAACCAGACAGGAGTCATAGGAGAAGACCTCGGAACAGCAGAGGAATGGATGAAGAATGAGTTGATTAAAAGAAAAATATGCTCATGGAGAGTTTTTTATTTTGAAAAAACTCAGGAAAGATATAAACCATCTAGTATTTATCCTGAAGATTCTCTATGCAGCATAACAACCCATGATTTGCCAACACTTAAAGGATTCTGGAATGGAAAGGACATAGAATTGAGAAATAAATTTAAAATTTACGATGAAAAACAGGCTCATAATGCTTTTTTGGAAAGACAGAATGATAAAGAAAAAATCATTGCTCTCTTAAAAGAAGAAAGCTTGCTTGAAGGAGACTCTCTAAAAGAGCTTTTTTTTGCCATATTAAGATTTCTTGCAAAAACTCCCTCAAAATATCTTCTTTTATATCCTGAGGATATCTTACTTTTAGAAGAGCAGATAAACTTTCCTGGAACAACCACTGAGTATCCTAACTGGCAGAGAAAGCTTCCTTTTGCAATTGATGAAATTATAAAACTGCCAATCTTCAAGGAAATTGAGGCTATTTTGAAGGAGGCTGGTCGGGTTCATTCTTTTGATTAG
- a CDS encoding ABC transporter permease subunit — protein MKIPISIPAETFKVRAIDIAVFFIILGILSFIIYIASQWSTPYERTLQIDLNPSNIPEYALQSLARIFSAYLLSLLFSIWYGYTASRSKIHEKIMIPLLDILQSIPVLSFLPGVVLAMISLFPGKRIGLELACVLLIFTGQVWNMTFSFYHSINTIPKELKEVVKVFKMNKFSKFLRLDLPFSAIGLIWNSMMSVAGGWFFLMACEMFILEDKDFRLPGIGSYIQTAANKGNIEHVIYGLGTMIFLIIILDLFVWRPLIVWSQKFRLETVPPEEERESFVLNLFSGSIFIKKVGEFITGTINKMEKMSYRKFAFSENPFINKLSKITGFVSLLIILMVIIWAIFKASHLLSSVSLSDIITIIKAASYSLLRVSMALLIALAWTLPVGVYIGLNPKAAKILQGIVQIAASVPATAVFPVILLFLIKLGGGLDVGAVFLMLLGTQWYLLFNIIAGASAIPKDLIEISKAYGIKGLRRWKTLILPGIFPYLVTGLITASGGAWNATIVSEYVSFGGEIMHTTGLGALISQSSASGNFGVLLLSTGFMSFIVVGINRLVWKRLFILAKTKYILE, from the coding sequence ATGAAAATACCCATCTCTATTCCTGCTGAAACATTTAAAGTAAGAGCAATTGATATAGCAGTATTTTTTATTATTCTGGGAATTCTTTCTTTCATTATATATATTGCCTCTCAGTGGAGCACTCCCTATGAAAGGACTCTGCAGATAGATCTAAATCCTTCAAATATTCCGGAATATGCCCTTCAGTCTCTGGCAAGAATTTTTTCTGCCTATTTACTCTCACTCCTTTTTTCAATATGGTATGGATATACTGCATCAAGAAGCAAGATTCATGAAAAAATAATGATTCCCCTTCTTGACATTCTTCAGTCAATTCCTGTGCTTTCTTTTTTGCCTGGAGTTGTTTTGGCAATGATATCTCTTTTCCCGGGCAAAAGAATCGGACTTGAACTTGCATGTGTTCTTCTTATTTTTACTGGACAGGTATGGAACATGACCTTTAGCTTTTATCATTCCATCAATACCATTCCAAAGGAATTAAAAGAAGTAGTGAAAGTTTTCAAAATGAATAAATTTTCAAAGTTCTTAAGACTTGATCTTCCCTTTAGCGCCATAGGCCTTATCTGGAACAGCATGATGAGTGTAGCAGGTGGCTGGTTTTTTCTAATGGCATGTGAGATGTTCATCCTTGAAGATAAAGATTTCAGACTGCCAGGAATTGGCTCTTATATTCAGACAGCGGCGAATAAAGGAAATATTGAGCATGTAATTTATGGACTTGGCACAATGATTTTTTTGATAATTATTCTTGACCTCTTTGTATGGAGACCTCTCATTGTATGGTCACAAAAATTCAGACTAGAGACAGTTCCACCAGAAGAAGAAAGAGAGTCCTTTGTATTAAATCTTTTTTCAGGCTCTATTTTTATTAAAAAAGTAGGAGAGTTTATTACCGGCACAATTAACAAAATGGAAAAAATGAGTTACAGGAAGTTTGCCTTTTCAGAAAATCCATTTATTAATAAACTAAGCAAAATAACGGGATTCGTTTCTTTATTGATCATTTTAATGGTGATTATTTGGGCTATTTTCAAGGCTTCCCATCTCCTTTCATCTGTCAGTTTAAGTGATATTATAACCATAATAAAAGCTGCTTCTTATTCATTGCTGAGGGTTTCAATGGCTTTATTAATAGCTCTTGCATGGACTCTTCCGGTTGGTGTTTACATTGGACTGAATCCAAAGGCTGCGAAAATCTTGCAGGGAATTGTTCAGATAGCTGCAAGTGTTCCTGCAACAGCAGTTTTCCCTGTTATTCTTTTATTTTTAATTAAACTCGGTGGAGGACTTGATGTTGGAGCAGTATTTCTGATGCTACTTGGAACTCAGTGGTATCTTCTTTTTAATATAATTGCTGGAGCAAGTGCTATTCCAAAAGATTTGATAGAGATCTCTAAAGCCTATGGAATTAAAGGACTGAGAAGATGGAAAACTCTCATACTTCCTGGAATATTTCCCTATCTTGTTACAGGCTTGATTACTGCCAGTGGAGGGGCGTGGAATGCTACAATTGTAAGTGAGTATGTTTCCTTTGGTGGAGAAATCATGCATACAACAGGGCTGGGTGCATTAATAAGTCAGTCTTCTGCTTCTGGAAATTTTGGAGTCTTATTGCTCTCCACTGGTTTTATGTCCTTCATTGTTGTTGGAATAAATAGATTGGTCTGGAAAAGACTTTTTATTTTAGCTAAAACAAAATATATTCTGGAGTAG
- a CDS encoding chloride channel protein, which produces MKIREKFIFIDKLSFFGKNHVFISFLIGIFVGIFAILFIYAINFINSFVLERFVLYIQPKPYGEGGESETYKFIFQKPYLLPMVVAAGGFIGGLLTYFFSPESRGIGTDAAIKAYHEGQSLSIKTSIIKLITSAITIGTGGTSGREGPIALIGGSIGSWMGKIFNLAEKQKRIFLAVGLGAGIAAIFKAPLAGALISGEVFFKRDFDIEAMLLSFIASVTAYTVACLVFGFQPIFSTQIPPYINIKDLFFYVGLGIVCAIVIRVYIFLFFYIKSKFDAFSIPSYIKPAIGGVITGAIGAFIPVAIGNGYGWIQLIIDGKLLDMSFITMGIAGVILGVSFTLGSGGSGGIFGPSVMIGGLTGAVYCLLWNRFINLNLHLPSFIVVGMVSLFGAAAKAPLSTLILIAEMTGGYSLLLPAMLSVFTAYYLSGDKTIFPSQVNTKFDSPAYRDEYGIYVLQKLKVKEYMKPAITVNPETPATEAFHLMKENFIGGLPVLSEGKVVGIITKEDIKSAKNLVQKKVGDIMTKKVITVTEEDTLAHCLEIMTNRGIGRLPVVKRSGVVVGIIARVDIGKAIRENLKES; this is translated from the coding sequence ATGAAAATAAGGGAAAAATTCATTTTCATTGATAAGTTGAGCTTTTTCGGGAAAAATCATGTTTTCATCTCCTTTTTAATAGGTATTTTTGTAGGCATTTTTGCCATACTTTTTATTTATGCCATAAATTTTATCAACTCCTTTGTACTTGAAAGGTTTGTTTTATATATTCAACCAAAACCATATGGAGAAGGTGGAGAATCAGAAACATACAAATTCATATTTCAGAAGCCTTATCTTCTTCCAATGGTTGTCGCAGCAGGAGGTTTTATAGGAGGACTCTTAACCTATTTCTTTTCTCCAGAGTCCCGTGGAATAGGAACAGATGCTGCCATAAAGGCATATCATGAGGGACAGAGTCTTTCTATAAAAACCTCCATAATCAAGCTTATTACATCTGCCATAACAATAGGTACAGGTGGAACTTCAGGCAGGGAAGGACCAATTGCTCTTATTGGAGGTAGTATTGGCTCATGGATGGGAAAGATATTTAATCTTGCAGAAAAGCAAAAGAGAATTTTTCTTGCAGTTGGACTCGGAGCTGGAATTGCTGCTATTTTTAAAGCTCCCTTAGCAGGTGCACTTATCAGCGGAGAAGTTTTTTTTAAAAGAGACTTTGACATTGAGGCAATGTTATTGAGCTTTATAGCTTCTGTCACTGCCTATACTGTAGCCTGTCTTGTTTTTGGTTTTCAGCCAATATTTTCAACTCAGATACCTCCATATATAAACATAAAGGATTTATTTTTCTATGTAGGGCTTGGCATTGTATGTGCTATTGTGATAAGAGTTTACATATTTTTATTTTTTTATATAAAAAGTAAATTTGATGCTTTTTCTATTCCCTCTTATATAAAACCCGCAATTGGTGGAGTTATTACAGGTGCTATAGGAGCCTTTATCCCTGTAGCTATAGGAAATGGCTACGGATGGATTCAGTTGATCATAGATGGAAAACTTTTGGATATGAGTTTCATAACAATGGGTATTGCTGGAGTTATTCTTGGAGTATCTTTTACTCTTGGTTCTGGTGGTTCTGGAGGAATTTTTGGCCCTTCTGTTATGATTGGAGGACTTACAGGAGCAGTTTATTGCCTTTTATGGAACAGGTTCATAAATCTAAACTTACACCTTCCTTCATTCATAGTAGTTGGGATGGTTTCTCTTTTTGGTGCTGCTGCAAAAGCTCCTCTTTCCACTTTGATTCTCATTGCCGAGATGACAGGCGGATACAGTCTTCTTTTACCTGCCATGCTTTCTGTTTTTACAGCGTATTACCTGAGTGGAGATAAGACAATATTTCCAAGTCAGGTAAATACAAAATTTGACTCTCCTGCGTACAGGGATGAATATGGTATTTATGTGCTTCAGAAGCTTAAAGTAAAAGAATATATGAAACCAGCTATAACTGTAAATCCAGAAACTCCTGCGACAGAGGCTTTTCATTTAATGAAAGAGAATTTTATTGGTGGTTTACCAGTATTGAGCGAGGGCAAAGTTGTTGGGATAATTACAAAGGAGGATATAAAGTCTGCTAAAAATCTGGTACAAAAAAAAGTGGGTGATATAATGACAAAAAAGGTTATTACAGTTACAGAAGAAGATACCTTGGCTCACTGCCTTGAGATAATGACTAACAGAGGTATTGGAAGGCTTCCTGTAGTAAAACGCTCTGGTGTTGTTGTTGGAATAATTGCGAGGGTTGATATAGGCAAAGCCATAAGAGAGAATCTAAAAGAAAGTTAA
- a CDS encoding transcriptional repressor, translated as MAFEQGWCCKKRFRECGLKWTQTREAIINLLSSKKGHLSAEEIFLEVKELYPGIGLATVYRTLELLTELGILRKFDFKDGRARYEFIAGKETVEHYHLVCRICGKIIDYEIDLETQQDPLKYLKNTLTEKFKFSIERSDIQFFGLCERCKALSERG; from the coding sequence ATGGCTTTTGAACAAGGATGGTGTTGCAAGAAAAGATTTAGAGAATGTGGTTTAAAATGGACACAAACCCGTGAAGCCATAATAAATCTTCTGTCTTCAAAAAAAGGTCATCTAAGTGCTGAAGAAATTTTTCTTGAAGTTAAGGAACTTTACCCGGGAATTGGACTTGCAACTGTTTACAGAACTCTTGAGCTTTTAACAGAACTTGGAATTTTAAGAAAGTTTGACTTCAAAGATGGAAGAGCCCGTTATGAATTTATTGCAGGAAAAGAAACAGTTGAGCATTATCATCTTGTTTGCAGAATCTGTGGTAAAATCATTGATTATGAAATTGACCTTGAAACACAGCAAGATCCTCTTAAATATTTAAAAAACACTCTTACTGAGAAGTTTAAGTTCTCAATTGAGCGTTCTGATATTCAGTTTTTTGGACTCTGCGAAAGATGTAAGGCTCTTTCAGAAAGAGGTTAA